The Puntigrus tetrazona isolate hp1 chromosome 19, ASM1883169v1, whole genome shotgun sequence genome has a segment encoding these proteins:
- the sla1a gene encoding src like adaptor 1a: protein MGNVMRQEKTNPEPNNSDTMFKDCDSLVVLSDYPCRDISEPIFGIGDKLKGLSEDGCWWKVRSLQTGTENYIPSNYVAKVYHGWLFEGISRQKAEELLLLPGNSVGSFLIRESPRERGVYSLSVRHRTIKHYKIFRLTNSWYYVSPRLTFQCLEDMVNHYSDSSDGICCVLSAPCLTLSTSAPSTTQEAPPVVMRRNLDWKKVNKSQLMSPSALDNADSKDGMMSYGVRSSIASYLSLTSVPVLENAKDRKKKSKSVYVMPDHSNINEDEDY, encoded by the exons ATGGGCAATGTGATGAGGCAGGAAAAGACAAACCCAGAGCCCAACAACTCTGACACCATGTTTAAAG ACTGTGACAGTCTTGTGGTGCTCAGTGATTACCCATGTCGAGACATTAGTGAACCCATCTTTGGGATAGGGGACAAACTCAAAGGTCTCTCCGA AGATGGTTGCTGGTGGAAAGTCCGTTCTCTTCAAACAGGAACTGAGAATTACATTCCAAGTAATTATGTGGCAAAGGTTTATCATGG atGGCTGTTTGAGGGGATTAGCAGACAGAAGGCAGAAGAGCTTTTGTTATTGCCTGGTAACAGTGTTGGATCATTCCTTATTAGAGAGAGCCCGAGAGAAAGAG GTGTATATTCTCTCTCTGTGAGACACAGAACCATAAAGCACTATAAAATATTTCGTCTGACTAACAGCTGGTACTACGTCTCCCCGCGGCTTACCTTTCAGTGTCTGGAGGACATGGTCAATCACTACTCTG ACTCATCGGACGGTATATGTTGTGTTCTCAGCGCTCCGTGTCTGACTCTGTCCACTTCTGCCCCGAGCACAACCCAGGAAGCCCCTCCTGTGGTAATGCGCCGTAACTTGGATTGGAAGAAAGTGAATAA GTCACAGCTGATGAGCCCGAGCGCACTGGATAATGCGGACAGCAAAGATGGCATGATGAGCTACGGCGTGAGGAGCAGCATAGCCTCATATCTGTCCTTAACATCAGTACCTGTGCTAGAGAACGCCAAAGACCGAAAGAAGAAGAGCAAGTCTGTCTATGTGATGCCCGACCACAGTAACATAAATGAAGATGAGGACTATTAG
- the ccn4a gene encoding cellular communication network factor 4a isoform X2, translating to MAWLLMWLLLFACVPQIHRAFAQDSSKMLSIPESIAPEPYNRTQYCQWPCECLKTPPTCPPGVSLIMDGCDCCRACAKQVGEVCNEKENCDHHRGLYCDYSADKPRYEKGVCAYLPGTGCEHNGVIYRNGQSFQPNCKYQCLCVNGAIGCVSLCNEAQPPRVWCQNPRRVKIPGRCCEHWICDESRRGRKTAPRHTISALSSVKDNLHKNCVTQTTSWSPCSKTCGRGVSLRITNNNKQCQMVKESRLCNIRPCKVDITKHIKPGKKCLNVYRKEKPHNFTISGCTSTNTYWPKYCGVCTDERCCIPYKSKTVEVDFQCPNGSGFTWQIMWINACFCNLSCKNPNDIFTDLELYHERGEVGN from the exons ATGGCTTGGCTTCTGATGTGGCTTCTACTATTTGCTTGTGTACCACag ATTCACAGAGCATTTGCCCAGGATTCTTCTAAGATGCTGTCCATACCAGAGTCCATCGCCCCGGAGCCCTACAATCGCACGCAGTACTGCCAATGGCCCTGCGAATGTCTCAAAACTCCCCCCACCTGTCCGCCAGGTGTGAGCCTGATCATGGACGGCTGCGACTGCTGCAGAGCATGCGCCAAACAGGTGGGGGAAGTTTGCAACGAGAAAGAAAACTGCGACCATCACCGCGGCCTTTACTGTGATTACAGCGCAGACAAGCCTAGGTACGAAAAAGGAGTATGTGCGT ATCTGCCGGGCACTGGCTGTGAGCACAACGGCGTGATCTACCGCAACGGCCAGAGCTTCCAGCCCAATTGCAAAtaccagtgtttgtgtgtgaacgGGGCGATCGGATGCGTCTCGCTGTGTAATGAGGCTCAGCCTCCCAGGGTCTGGTGCCAGAACCCACGGCGAGTTAAAATCCCCGGGCGCTGCTGCGAGCACTGGATCTGTGATGAGTCCAGGAGGGGGCGCAAGACTGCACCAAGACACACAATATCTG CCCTGTCTAGTGTAAAAGACAACTTGCACAAGAACTGTGTGACCCAGACAACCTCCTGGAGTCCCTGCTCAAAGACTTGCGGCCGCGGCGTGTCTTTACGCATTACTAACAACAACAAGCAGTGTCAGATGGTCAAAGAGAGCAGACTCTGCAACATCCGGCCTTGCAAAGTGGACATCACAAAGCACATCAAG CCTGGAAAGAAGTGCTTGAACGTCTACAGGAAGGAAAAGCCTCACAACTTCACTATCTCGGGCTGCACCAGTACAAACACTTACTGGCCCAAGTACTGTGGAGTGTGTACGGACGAGCGCTGCTGCATCCCTTACAAATCCAAGACGGTTGAGGTCGACTTTCAGTGCCCGAACGGATCCGGCTTCACCTGGCAGATCATGTGGATTAACGCCTGCTTCTGCAACCTGAGCTGTAAAAACCCCAATGACATATTTACGGATCTAGAGCTGTACCATGAGAGAGGTGAGGTTGGAAACTGA
- the ccn4a gene encoding cellular communication network factor 4a isoform X1, giving the protein MAWLLMWLLLFACVPQPGGICQKCQKRESVGTCVLQIHRAFAQDSSKMLSIPESIAPEPYNRTQYCQWPCECLKTPPTCPPGVSLIMDGCDCCRACAKQVGEVCNEKENCDHHRGLYCDYSADKPRYEKGVCAYLPGTGCEHNGVIYRNGQSFQPNCKYQCLCVNGAIGCVSLCNEAQPPRVWCQNPRRVKIPGRCCEHWICDESRRGRKTAPRHTISALSSVKDNLHKNCVTQTTSWSPCSKTCGRGVSLRITNNNKQCQMVKESRLCNIRPCKVDITKHIKPGKKCLNVYRKEKPHNFTISGCTSTNTYWPKYCGVCTDERCCIPYKSKTVEVDFQCPNGSGFTWQIMWINACFCNLSCKNPNDIFTDLELYHERGEVGN; this is encoded by the exons ATGGCTTGGCTTCTGATGTGGCTTCTACTATTTGCTTGTGTACCACag CCAGGAGGAATCTGTCAAAAATGTCAGAAACGGGAATCTGTCGGGACTTGTGTCTTACAGATTCACAGAGCATTTGCCCAGGATTCTTCTAAGATGCTGTCCATACCAGAGTCCATCGCCCCGGAGCCCTACAATCGCACGCAGTACTGCCAATGGCCCTGCGAATGTCTCAAAACTCCCCCCACCTGTCCGCCAGGTGTGAGCCTGATCATGGACGGCTGCGACTGCTGCAGAGCATGCGCCAAACAGGTGGGGGAAGTTTGCAACGAGAAAGAAAACTGCGACCATCACCGCGGCCTTTACTGTGATTACAGCGCAGACAAGCCTAGGTACGAAAAAGGAGTATGTGCGT ATCTGCCGGGCACTGGCTGTGAGCACAACGGCGTGATCTACCGCAACGGCCAGAGCTTCCAGCCCAATTGCAAAtaccagtgtttgtgtgtgaacgGGGCGATCGGATGCGTCTCGCTGTGTAATGAGGCTCAGCCTCCCAGGGTCTGGTGCCAGAACCCACGGCGAGTTAAAATCCCCGGGCGCTGCTGCGAGCACTGGATCTGTGATGAGTCCAGGAGGGGGCGCAAGACTGCACCAAGACACACAATATCTG CCCTGTCTAGTGTAAAAGACAACTTGCACAAGAACTGTGTGACCCAGACAACCTCCTGGAGTCCCTGCTCAAAGACTTGCGGCCGCGGCGTGTCTTTACGCATTACTAACAACAACAAGCAGTGTCAGATGGTCAAAGAGAGCAGACTCTGCAACATCCGGCCTTGCAAAGTGGACATCACAAAGCACATCAAG CCTGGAAAGAAGTGCTTGAACGTCTACAGGAAGGAAAAGCCTCACAACTTCACTATCTCGGGCTGCACCAGTACAAACACTTACTGGCCCAAGTACTGTGGAGTGTGTACGGACGAGCGCTGCTGCATCCCTTACAAATCCAAGACGGTTGAGGTCGACTTTCAGTGCCCGAACGGATCCGGCTTCACCTGGCAGATCATGTGGATTAACGCCTGCTTCTGCAACCTGAGCTGTAAAAACCCCAATGACATATTTACGGATCTAGAGCTGTACCATGAGAGAGGTGAGGTTGGAAACTGA
- the ndrg1a gene encoding protein NDRG1a, whose protein sequence is MDDIQVVESKPLIPDRDLQGLREAVQQLVIKEHDVETPYGRVHCTMKGVPKGDRPVILTYHDIGLNHKSCFDSLFSHEDMQEIMQHFAVCHVDAPGQQEGANTFSTGYEYPSMDQLSETLPSILKHFGLKSVIGMAVGAGAYILAKFALDYPTMVEGLVLININPCAEGWMDWAAHKISGWTHAMPDMIISHLFGKEEIQQNHDLIGRYRHHIVNDMNQFNLQLFVKSYNSRRDLEIERPVPGGQINVRTLKCPALLVVGDSSPAVDVVVECNTKLDPTKTTLLKMADCGGLPQVDQPGKLTEAFKYFIQGMGYMPSASMTRLVRSRTASGSSVTSFDGNRSRSHTNEGNRSRSHTNEGRARAHTSDNQRTRSHTDNMDSSVDQAPKSTEVSC, encoded by the exons GAACATGATGTGGAGACTCCATATGGCAGAGTCCACTGTACCATGAAAGGGGTCCCTAAGGGTGACCGCCCCGTCATCCTCACCTATCATGATATTGGACTGAACC ataaaagctgctttgacagCTTGTTCAGCCATGAGGATATGCAGGAGATCATGCAGCACTTTGCTGTGTGTCATGTAGACGCACCAGGTCAGCAAGAGGGAGCGAACACCTTCTCCACCGG ATACGAGTACCCTTCCATGGACCAACTGTCGGAGACACTTCCTTCAATCCTTAAACATTTTGG ACTAAAGAGTGTGATCGGCATGGCTGTTGGAGCGGGTGCTTATATCCTTGCTAAGTTTGCA TTGGATTACCCTACTATGGTGGAAGGCCTTGTGCTAATAAACATCAACCCATGCGCTGAGGGCTGGATGGACTGGGCAGCACACAAG ATTTCTGGTTGGACCCACGCCATGCCTGACATGATCATCTCTCACCTGTTCGGAAAG GAGGAAATCCAGCAGAACCATGACCTCATTGGCAGATACCGTCACCACATTGTGAACGACATGAACCAGTTTAATCTGCAGCTCTTTGTCAAGTCCTACAACAG CCGAAGAGACCTGGAAATCGAGAGGCCTGTACCTGGCGGCCAGATAAATGTCAGAACTCTAAA GTGTCCTGCACTCCTGGTTGTTGGGGACAGTTCCCCTGCGGTGGATGTAGTG GTTGAGTGCAACACAAAGTTGGACCCGACCAAAACCACACTGCTTAAG ATGGCTGACTGTGGAGGCTTGCCCCAGGTCGACCAG CCTGGAAAGCTAACGGAGGCTTTCAAGTACTTCATTCAAGGAATGGGTTATA TGCCCTCCGCCAGCATGACCCGTCTGGTCCGCTCCCGCACAGCGTCCGGATCCAGCGTGACTTCCTTCGATGGCAACCGCAGCAGGTCGCACACTAACGAGGGCAACCGCAGTCGCTCCCACACCAACGAGGGCCGTGCCCGAGCCCACACCTCCGACAACCAACGCACGCGTTCACACACTGACAACATGGACAGTTCTGTGGACCAGGCTCCCAAGTCCACCGAAGTGTCCTGTTAG